The genome window CAACGAGACGGCGTCGCCAGCGACCTGCGCACCAGTGTCCATCCGGTACATGCGAAGCGTCTCCGGCTCGCTGTCTAGTTCGATGGCAACGGCGCTATCGTTCCCGTCGTAGCCCGCGAAGCCGACGACGAACAGGTTGTCGACGCGGGTCTGTCCGTTCGGAAGCACCGGCGACAGACGGATGTGTAGCCGCCCCCGCTCGTCGTAGTCGACGTACTGGTCGCCGTTTGCCGTGTCGGCCGGAGCCAGGTAGACACCGGAGTCCCGGTCGGGAGCCACTTCGTCGCCGTCGGTGAACGCCCCCGTCGCCATAGCGGTCCCCGCGAGGAGGACGGCCGCTGCGACGACGGCGACGAGGGTACGGTTCATAATCTGTCGGTGGACTGCGTTGGTCTTCGTGTCTGTCTCCCTCTGTCGGTCGACGACTGGCCCAGGGGTCTACTCCTGTACCGCCTCGACGACGAAGGTCACGTCGGTGATACTGCTGAGGGTGCTCCCGTCGACGCCGTCGTCCCGGAGGTCGACGACGATGTCTATCTCTACGGCGTCGCTGTAACCGTCGTCTGAGCTACCGCCGTCGGGGTCGAGCGTGATAGCCTGCGCTGCCCCGACGATGGACACGCCGGCGGCCCCTTCCCGGAAATCTAGCACCTCGCTGTTCGTCGGGTCGTCCCCGATGCCGGTGGTGCTGTCGTCGACGTAGAGAGCGACCTTCGAGGCACTGTTGTTGTCGACTTCGAGGGCGTTCTCGAAGGTCGTCTCCGCTCGCTCGTTGAGGTCGGTCTCCTCGAACTCGATGATGTCGACGGACTCGTTCGAATCCGTTCCGACGATACCTGTGGCACCGCTTCCGGCGTCAAACCCGACCTGTGCCGAGCCCGCGTCGCCGGTGACGTTGAGGTCGACGTTCCGGTCCGCCTCGATAGAGGTGAACGCACCGGAACCAAACACCGCACCCGTCCCCACGCTAGCCGCACCGATACCGAGGAGAAACCCACGCCGATTCATTACTACCCGATTCACGACGTAGTCTCTTAGTACTGAACAGCGTTAGCGGCTTCAATGACTGCTT of Haloarcula sp. DT43 contains these proteins:
- the tafE gene encoding TafE family fimbrial adapter protein, whose translation is MNRRGFLLGIGAASVGTGAVFGSGAFTSIEADRNVDLNVTGDAGSAQVGFDAGSGATGIVGTDSNESVDIIEFEETDLNERAETTFENALEVDNNSASKVALYVDDSTTGIGDDPTNSEVLDFREGAAGVSIVGAAQAITLDPDGGSSDDGYSDAVEIDIVVDLRDDGVDGSTLSSITDVTFVVEAVQE